One window of the Lonchura striata isolate bLonStr1 chromosome 9, bLonStr1.mat, whole genome shotgun sequence genome contains the following:
- the ODR4 gene encoding protein odr-4 homolog isoform X2 encodes MGRTYLVEEGIGQYLTELSMKVKPYVTGLLIGQCSPQRDYVIRAVRTPPKEQQQEESVGPPKLASLDEEWITTHASQVSRMLPGGLLVLGVFMIATPELAKDGQNALRKHRVVCRTYDVQDPKSSAKPADWKYQSALTASWVALGCTVNVNIHIPLLATSPNHDLEKNTKNGLNRWSKQIEDSVFLINGQIKDEDTELLEGQKKLRGNTQPSSQFSDVKVLTQLCQGSSPRSTATVQVCSGSINLRGAVKCRAYIHSNKPKVKEAIQALKRDIINTLSDRCEILFEDLILNEGPQKKYFGREYHVLPQRLFVPVAGSNVMLSDYKFGDEAPGEIQERFVEMLDQPVQAEDMHIAEDISTVDICPVTDSPTDTQQAQLTKATLLLKLQQNMGLVVAAAVAVLASIFSFNYFSD; translated from the exons ATGGGTAGGACTTACCTTGTTGAGGAAGGTATCGGGCAGTacctgacagagctcagcatgAAGGTGAAGCCATATGTCACTGGCTTGTTGATAGGGCAG TGTTCCCCCCAGCGGGACTATGTCATTCGGGCTGTGCGAACCCCtcccaaggagcagcagcaggaggagagcGTGGGCCCTCCCAAGCTGGCATCCCTGGATGAGGAGTGGATCACCACACACGCCAGTCAG gtGTCCAGAATGCTCCCTGGAGGGTTGCTGGTTCTTGGTGTGTTCATGATTGCAACTCCAGAGCTGGCTAAAGATGGTCAAAATGCTTTGCGCAAG CACAGAGTAGTTTGCCGGACCTACGATGTGCAGGACCCAAAG AGTTCAGCTAAACCAGCAGACTGGAAGTACCAGAGTGCTCTGACTGCCTCCTGGGTAGCTTTGGGCTGCACAGTAAATGTGAACATCCACATTCCACTTCTTGCTACTTCCCCCAACCATGACCTGGAGAAGAATACCAAG AATGGGTTAAACCGATGGTCAAAACAGATAGAAGACAGTGTTTTTCTGATCAATGGCCAAATTAAAGATGAGGATACAGAACTTCTGGAAGGACAG aaaaaGCTCAGAGGAAATACTCAGCCCAGCAGTCAGTTTTCTGATGTCAAGGTTCTCACACAGCTG tgccagggcagcagccccaggtccaCGGCGACAGTGCAGGTGTGCAGTGGCTCCATAAACCTCCGGGGAGCTGTGAAATGCAGGGCCTACATCCACAGCAACAAGCCCAAGGTTAAAGAAGCCATTCAG GCTTTGAAAAGAGACATAATAAACACATTGAGTGATCGGTGTGAAATACTATTTGAAGATCTGATTTTAAATGAAGGACCTCAGaagaaat ATTTTGGGAGGGAATATCATGTCTTGCCTCAGAGACTGTTTGTCCCAGTTGCTGGATCCAATGTGATGCTCAGTGATTATAAGTTTGGTGATGAGGCTCCTGGAGAAATCCAGGAACGTTTTGTGGAGATGCTGGATCAGCCTGTGCAAGCTGAAGATATGCACATAGCTGAGGACATTAGCACAG TTGATATTTGCCCAGTGACTGACAGCCCGACTGACACACAACAGGCACAGCTGACAAAAGCAACGTTGCTGTTGAAGCTCCAACAAAATATGG GGCTGGTCGTGGCAGCTGCTGTTGCAGTCCTGGCATCGATTTTCTCCTTCAACTACTTCAGTGATTGA
- the ODR4 gene encoding protein odr-4 homolog isoform X1, with product MGRTYLVEEGIGQYLTELSMKVKPYVTGLLIGQCSPQRDYVIRAVRTPPKEQQQEESVGPPKLASLDEEWITTHASQVSRMLPGGLLVLGVFMIATPELAKDGQNALRKLIFSVEKSLSKRRLWKPAEEEVSDRAALQICSATRKVVCRTYDVQDPKSSAKPADWKYQSALTASWVALGCTVNVNIHIPLLATSPNHDLEKNTKNGLNRWSKQIEDSVFLINGQIKDEDTELLEGQKKLRGNTQPSSQFSDVKVLTQLCQGSSPRSTATVQVCSGSINLRGAVKCRAYIHSNKPKVKEAIQALKRDIINTLSDRCEILFEDLILNEGPQKKYFGREYHVLPQRLFVPVAGSNVMLSDYKFGDEAPGEIQERFVEMLDQPVQAEDMHIAEDISTVDICPVTDSPTDTQQAQLTKATLLLKLQQNMGLVVAAAVAVLASIFSFNYFSD from the exons ATGGGTAGGACTTACCTTGTTGAGGAAGGTATCGGGCAGTacctgacagagctcagcatgAAGGTGAAGCCATATGTCACTGGCTTGTTGATAGGGCAG TGTTCCCCCCAGCGGGACTATGTCATTCGGGCTGTGCGAACCCCtcccaaggagcagcagcaggaggagagcGTGGGCCCTCCCAAGCTGGCATCCCTGGATGAGGAGTGGATCACCACACACGCCAGTCAG gtGTCCAGAATGCTCCCTGGAGGGTTGCTGGTTCTTGGTGTGTTCATGATTGCAACTCCAGAGCTGGCTAAAGATGGTCAAAATGCTTTGCGCAAG CTAATCTTCTCAGTGGAAAAGTCCTTGAGTAAAAGAAGGCTCTGGAAACCTGCTGAGGAGGAGGTCTCAGACAGAGCAGCACTTCAAATCTGTTCTGCTACAAGAAA AGTAGTTTGCCGGACCTACGATGTGCAGGACCCAAAG AGTTCAGCTAAACCAGCAGACTGGAAGTACCAGAGTGCTCTGACTGCCTCCTGGGTAGCTTTGGGCTGCACAGTAAATGTGAACATCCACATTCCACTTCTTGCTACTTCCCCCAACCATGACCTGGAGAAGAATACCAAG AATGGGTTAAACCGATGGTCAAAACAGATAGAAGACAGTGTTTTTCTGATCAATGGCCAAATTAAAGATGAGGATACAGAACTTCTGGAAGGACAG aaaaaGCTCAGAGGAAATACTCAGCCCAGCAGTCAGTTTTCTGATGTCAAGGTTCTCACACAGCTG tgccagggcagcagccccaggtccaCGGCGACAGTGCAGGTGTGCAGTGGCTCCATAAACCTCCGGGGAGCTGTGAAATGCAGGGCCTACATCCACAGCAACAAGCCCAAGGTTAAAGAAGCCATTCAG GCTTTGAAAAGAGACATAATAAACACATTGAGTGATCGGTGTGAAATACTATTTGAAGATCTGATTTTAAATGAAGGACCTCAGaagaaat ATTTTGGGAGGGAATATCATGTCTTGCCTCAGAGACTGTTTGTCCCAGTTGCTGGATCCAATGTGATGCTCAGTGATTATAAGTTTGGTGATGAGGCTCCTGGAGAAATCCAGGAACGTTTTGTGGAGATGCTGGATCAGCCTGTGCAAGCTGAAGATATGCACATAGCTGAGGACATTAGCACAG TTGATATTTGCCCAGTGACTGACAGCCCGACTGACACACAACAGGCACAGCTGACAAAAGCAACGTTGCTGTTGAAGCTCCAACAAAATATGG GGCTGGTCGTGGCAGCTGCTGTTGCAGTCCTGGCATCGATTTTCTCCTTCAACTACTTCAGTGATTGA
- the PDC gene encoding phosducin, translated as MEENANTSLEEDFEGQATHTGPKGVINDWRKFKLESEDSDSLPLSKKEMLRQMSSPHRSFSRDDKDTRERFCRKMSMQEYELIHAAQEDESCLQQYRKRCMQDMHQRLSFGPKFGFLCELQSGEQFLEAVEKEHKTTTVIVHIYEDGVKGCEALNSSLTCLAAEYPTVKFCKIKASSTGAGDRFSSEVLPSLLVYKAGELLSNFISVSEQFSEEFFAVDVEAFLNEYGLLPERELPALGNGTDEPDVE; from the exons atggaagaaaatgcGAACACCAGCTTGGAAGAAGACTTTGAAGGGCAGGCAACACACACAG GGCCCAAAGGTGTGATCAATGACTGGAGGAAGTTCAAATTAGAGAGTGAAGATAGTGACTCCTTACCCCTGAGTAAGAAAGAAATGCTTAGACAAATGTCTTCACCACACAGATCTTTCAGCAGAGATGACAAAGACACCAGAGAGAGATTCTGCCGTAAG ATGAGCATGCAGGAGTACGAGCTGATCCACGCCGCGCAGGAGGACGAGAGCTGCCTACAGCAGTACCGCAAGCGCTGCATGCAGGACATGCACCAGCGGCTCAGCTTCGGGCCCAAGTTCGGCTTCCTGTGCGAGCTGCAGAGCGGGGAACAGTTCCTGGAGGCCGTGGAGAAGGAGCACAAAACCACCACGGTCATCGTGCACATTTACGAGGACGGCGTCAAGGGCTGCGAGGCCCTCAACAGCAGCCTGACCTGCCTGGCGGCCGAGTACCCCACCGTCAAGTTCTGCAAGATCAAGGCCTCCAGCACGGGCGCCGGGGATCGCTTCTCCAGCGAGGTGCTCCCCTCACTGCTGGTCTACAAGGCTGGGGAGCTCCTGAGCAATTTCATTAGTGTTTCTGAACAGTTCAGTGAGGAGTTCTTTGCCGTGGATGTGGAGGCTTTCCTAAATGAGTATGGGCTGCTACCTGAGAGGGAGCTTCCAGCGCTGGGAAATGGCACGGATGAGCCAGATGTTGAATAA